The proteins below come from a single Arthrobacter sp. B1I2 genomic window:
- a CDS encoding alkaline phosphatase family protein, whose amino-acid sequence MNRRSVRSSAALRRHSPALLPVLALFLSALVACQAPAPSPAPQDATPSQDATPSEGAPPSQDAPPQQAGSRKAGTPQHVFVINLENKGYDEVWGGNSPAPYLSGTLRKKGVLLRNYYGIAHHSLPNYLAQISGQRPNGDTEEDCGTYTEFSSTGTDGAGTLQGQGCVYPEQTQTLAGQLSAQGKTWKGYMEDMEQPCEHPVLGESDNHSKANADGGYSTHHNPFVYFRSITSSPECARNVVNFSELAGDLKSADTTPNLAYITPNLCHDGHDSTCADGTNGGLGAVDGWLKHQVPAILSSPAYKQDGMLVITFDEAEGGAAGPSAGDAGSPAGGAAGGRVGTLVLSPFSAPGTSSDQAYNHYSLLATIEDFFHLPRLGLAGDPGMKTFGSDVFRPGS is encoded by the coding sequence GTGAACCGAAGATCAGTGCGTTCCTCCGCTGCCCTGCGGCGGCACTCCCCGGCGTTGTTGCCGGTGCTGGCACTGTTCCTGTCCGCCCTCGTGGCCTGCCAGGCTCCCGCGCCGTCTCCGGCGCCCCAAGACGCCACGCCCTCCCAAGATGCCACACCCTCCGAAGGCGCCCCGCCCTCCCAAGACGCCCCGCCGCAGCAGGCAGGTTCCCGGAAGGCAGGCACGCCCCAGCATGTGTTCGTGATCAACCTCGAAAACAAGGGCTACGACGAGGTATGGGGTGGCAACTCCCCCGCCCCGTACCTGTCCGGAACGCTCCGGAAGAAGGGCGTGCTGCTCAGGAACTACTACGGCATAGCCCACCACTCCCTGCCCAACTATCTGGCCCAGATTTCCGGGCAGCGGCCCAACGGCGATACCGAGGAGGACTGCGGGACCTATACCGAGTTCAGCTCCACGGGTACCGACGGGGCGGGCACGCTGCAGGGCCAGGGCTGCGTCTACCCGGAGCAGACCCAGACCCTGGCCGGGCAGCTGAGCGCCCAGGGCAAGACCTGGAAGGGCTACATGGAGGACATGGAGCAGCCCTGTGAGCACCCGGTCCTGGGAGAATCCGACAACCACTCCAAGGCCAACGCGGACGGTGGGTACTCCACGCACCACAATCCCTTCGTCTACTTCCGTTCCATCACGTCGTCGCCGGAGTGCGCCAGGAACGTGGTCAACTTTTCGGAGCTTGCGGGCGATTTGAAGTCCGCGGACACCACACCGAACCTTGCCTACATCACCCCCAACCTCTGCCACGACGGGCACGACAGCACCTGCGCTGACGGCACCAATGGGGGCCTGGGGGCGGTGGACGGGTGGCTCAAGCACCAGGTGCCGGCCATCCTGTCCTCCCCGGCGTACAAGCAGGATGGCATGCTGGTCATCACCTTCGACGAGGCCGAGGGCGGCGCCGCGGGCCCCTCTGCGGGAGACGCGGGAAGTCCCGCCGGCGGTGCTGCCGGGGGCAGGGTGGGCACGCTGGTCCTCTCCCCGTTCAGCGCCCCGGGCACCTCGTCAGACCAGGCCTACAACCACTACAGCCTGCTGGCCACCATCGAGGATTTCTTCCACCTCCCGCGGCTCGGGCTGGCCGGCGACCCCGGCATGAAGACCTTCGGCAGCGACGTCTTCCGGCCAGGGTCCTGA
- a CDS encoding SPW repeat domain-containing protein, which produces MKKWYRWQDYVTVAAGLFTAIAVLWTRQQNMSTTFMLLFGGLLIISGIINLAMPGTPVMEYAQAVLAALLILSPWLGSYTGATGAAWTSWIAGAVALVVTAAAIKPSTDVRHTYRVSH; this is translated from the coding sequence GTGAAAAAGTGGTATCGGTGGCAGGACTACGTAACGGTCGCCGCCGGTCTCTTCACCGCCATCGCGGTCCTGTGGACACGGCAGCAGAACATGTCCACCACCTTCATGCTCCTCTTCGGCGGACTCCTGATCATCAGCGGCATCATTAACCTGGCCATGCCCGGAACACCGGTCATGGAATACGCCCAGGCTGTCCTTGCCGCCCTCTTGATCCTCTCGCCGTGGCTGGGGTCCTACACGGGCGCGACCGGCGCTGCGTGGACATCGTGGATTGCAGGGGCAGTGGCGCTGGTGGTAACAGCGGCCGCCATCAAGCCAAGCACCGACGTCCGCCACACCTACCGCGTCTCGCATTAA
- a CDS encoding phosphoribosyltransferase, producing MVAFHNRSDAGRRLGKRLAGLRGRNVVVLGLPRGGVPVAFEVAKALEAPLDVIVVRKLGVPFQPEVAMGAIGEGNIRVLDPRTISVARVSQEDLQQVERQERALLESRVARFRQGRRPIDISGRTVVIVDDGIATGSTARVACQVARQLGAAKVILAVPVAPARAIVELKEPDDVVCLLAPQDFQAVGYYYHDFSPTEDSEVVQLLDAAASPLHQGGDGGENGSLEEDVDIPAGGVQLRGSLYLPARCDGTVLFAHGSGSSRHSTRNRFVASVLHGAGLGTMLLDLLTPEEEVNRANVFDIGLLAQRLSYATHWLEARHDGSMGRVGYFGASTGAGAALWAAAEPGAQVAAVVSRGGRPDLAGPRLAAVKAPTLLIVGGADTQVLALNRQAMARMQAPTRLEIVPRATHLFEEPGTLAMAATLAADWFRHYLLPSPVGRSLPEARE from the coding sequence ATGGTTGCCTTTCACAACAGGTCCGACGCCGGGCGGCGGCTGGGAAAGCGGCTCGCCGGCCTGCGCGGACGGAACGTGGTGGTGCTGGGCCTGCCCCGCGGCGGCGTCCCCGTGGCATTCGAGGTGGCCAAGGCACTCGAAGCGCCGCTGGACGTGATCGTGGTGCGGAAACTGGGCGTTCCCTTCCAGCCCGAGGTGGCCATGGGAGCCATCGGGGAGGGAAACATCCGGGTCCTGGATCCACGGACCATCTCCGTTGCGCGGGTTTCCCAGGAGGACCTGCAGCAGGTTGAACGGCAGGAGCGCGCCCTGCTGGAAAGCAGGGTGGCGCGGTTCCGCCAGGGGCGCCGGCCTATCGACATCAGCGGACGGACGGTTGTCATTGTGGACGACGGCATCGCCACCGGCTCCACCGCCAGGGTTGCCTGCCAGGTGGCCCGGCAACTCGGCGCGGCGAAAGTGATCCTTGCGGTTCCTGTTGCCCCTGCCCGCGCCATCGTGGAGCTCAAGGAACCGGACGACGTTGTCTGCCTGCTCGCGCCCCAGGACTTCCAGGCCGTGGGCTACTACTACCACGACTTCTCGCCCACCGAGGACAGCGAGGTGGTGCAGCTGTTGGACGCCGCCGCGAGCCCACTGCACCAAGGTGGCGACGGAGGAGAAAACGGCAGCCTAGAAGAGGACGTCGATATCCCGGCTGGAGGGGTGCAGCTGCGCGGAAGCCTCTACCTGCCGGCCAGGTGCGACGGGACGGTCCTTTTCGCCCACGGCAGCGGCAGCAGCCGGCACAGCACCCGCAACCGTTTTGTGGCCTCGGTCCTGCACGGGGCGGGCCTGGGGACCATGCTCCTGGACCTGCTCACGCCGGAGGAGGAAGTCAACCGTGCCAACGTGTTCGATATAGGCCTGCTGGCCCAGCGGCTTTCCTACGCAACCCATTGGCTGGAAGCGCGGCATGACGGTTCCATGGGCAGGGTGGGCTACTTCGGGGCGAGCACCGGAGCGGGCGCGGCGCTGTGGGCCGCGGCCGAGCCCGGCGCGCAGGTTGCCGCCGTCGTATCCCGGGGCGGCCGGCCGGACCTGGCCGGCCCGCGGCTGGCCGCCGTGAAGGCACCCACCCTCCTGATCGTGGGCGGCGCCGATACCCAGGTGCTGGCCCTCAACCGCCAGGCCATGGCACGGATGCAGGCCCCCACCCGGCTGGAGATCGTTCCGAGGGCCACCCACCTCTTTGAGGAACCCGGAACCCTGGCCATGGCCGCCACCCTGGCCGCCGACTGGTTCCGGCACTACCTCCTGCCGTCACCGGTGGGGCGGTCCTTGCCGGAGGCCAGGGAATGA
- the acsA gene encoding acetate--CoA ligase, producing MTTGVAGSTRWHAITKDVAAFPVQPNLLDYDATRRDFSWDQARQALAGLPGGRGLNIAYEAVDRHVAEGRGGKEALRFVRADGGTRSLSYADLASQSSRFAAMLKSLGVGRGERVFSLLGRRPELYVAVLGTFKNGSVFCPLFSAFGPEPVRQRLHLGTGRVLVTTRALYRKKVAPVRDSLPELRHVLLVDADGNPEPGTLDLAGLLSQAPQPGHDIADTQPEDMALLHFTSGTTGTPKGAIHVHDAVAAHYATGRFALDLHPEDIYWCTADPGWVTGTSYGIIAPLVHGVTAIVDEEELDADRWYRILAGQRVTVWYTAPTALRMLMKAGAERAAGHDLSALRFIASVGEPLNPEAVVWGQDVLGLPVHDNWWQTETGGIMIANYPAMDIRPGSMGRPLPGIEAALVARDADGNPVLKDGQAVLVTEPDAMGELALRPGWPSMFRGYLHEDERYRRCFAGGWYLTGDLAKRDGDGYFWFVGRGDDVIKSSGHLIGPFEVESCLMEHPAVAEAGVIGVPDPVAGEVVKAFVELKPGNEPSEALQLEIIGFARKRLGAAVAPRLLDFTTSLPKTRSGKILRRLLKSRELGLPEGDTSTLESPAGPALGSHKDRP from the coding sequence ATGACCACCGGAGTTGCGGGCTCCACGCGCTGGCATGCCATCACCAAGGACGTGGCCGCCTTCCCGGTGCAGCCCAACCTGCTGGATTATGACGCCACCCGGCGGGACTTCAGCTGGGACCAGGCGCGGCAGGCGCTGGCCGGACTGCCCGGCGGGCGGGGGCTGAACATCGCCTACGAGGCCGTGGACCGCCATGTGGCGGAAGGCCGCGGCGGCAAGGAAGCCCTGCGCTTTGTCCGGGCCGACGGCGGCACCCGGTCCCTGAGCTACGCGGACCTTGCCAGCCAGAGCAGCAGGTTCGCCGCCATGCTCAAGAGCCTCGGAGTGGGGCGCGGCGAGCGGGTCTTCTCACTCCTGGGCCGCAGGCCCGAGCTGTACGTCGCCGTGCTGGGCACCTTCAAGAACGGCAGCGTCTTCTGCCCGCTCTTCTCCGCCTTCGGCCCCGAACCGGTCCGGCAGCGGCTGCACCTCGGAACCGGCCGGGTGCTGGTGACCACCAGGGCGCTGTACCGCAAAAAGGTGGCTCCTGTGCGGGACTCCCTTCCCGAACTCCGCCACGTACTGCTGGTGGACGCGGACGGCAATCCCGAACCGGGCACCCTGGATTTGGCCGGACTCCTGTCGCAGGCCCCGCAGCCGGGCCACGACATCGCGGACACCCAGCCCGAGGATATGGCCCTGCTGCACTTCACCAGCGGAACCACCGGCACACCGAAGGGCGCCATCCACGTCCACGACGCCGTCGCCGCCCACTACGCCACCGGCCGCTTCGCGCTGGACCTGCACCCTGAAGACATCTACTGGTGCACCGCGGACCCAGGCTGGGTGACCGGCACGTCCTACGGCATCATCGCGCCGCTGGTGCACGGGGTCACCGCCATCGTGGACGAGGAGGAGCTGGACGCGGACCGCTGGTACCGGATCCTTGCCGGCCAGCGGGTCACGGTCTGGTACACCGCCCCCACGGCACTGCGGATGCTCATGAAAGCCGGCGCAGAACGTGCCGCCGGCCACGACCTCTCCGCGCTGCGCTTCATCGCCAGCGTGGGGGAGCCGCTGAACCCGGAGGCCGTGGTGTGGGGCCAGGACGTCCTGGGACTGCCGGTGCACGACAACTGGTGGCAGACCGAGACCGGCGGGATCATGATTGCCAACTACCCCGCCATGGATATCCGTCCCGGCTCCATGGGCCGGCCGCTCCCCGGGATCGAGGCGGCCCTGGTGGCACGGGATGCCGACGGCAATCCCGTCCTCAAGGACGGCCAGGCGGTCCTGGTCACCGAGCCGGACGCCATGGGAGAGCTGGCGCTGCGCCCCGGCTGGCCGTCCATGTTCCGCGGGTACCTCCACGAGGACGAGCGTTACCGGCGCTGCTTCGCGGGCGGCTGGTACCTCACCGGTGACCTGGCAAAGCGCGACGGCGACGGCTACTTCTGGTTCGTTGGCCGCGGCGACGACGTGATCAAGTCCTCCGGCCACCTGATCGGTCCCTTCGAAGTGGAGAGCTGCCTGATGGAGCATCCGGCAGTGGCCGAAGCCGGCGTGATCGGGGTGCCCGACCCCGTGGCCGGGGAAGTGGTCAAGGCGTTCGTGGAACTCAAGCCGGGCAACGAACCGAGCGAGGCCCTGCAGCTGGAGATCATCGGCTTCGCCCGGAAACGGCTCGGCGCAGCGGTGGCACCCCGGCTGCTGGACTTCACTACCAGCCTGCCCAAGACGCGCAGCGGCAAGATCCTCCGCCGGCTCCTCAAGTCCCGTGAACTCGGACTGCCGGAAGGCGATACGTCAACGCTTGAATCCCCGGCAGGGCCTGCACTTGGCAGCCACAAGGACCGGCCATGA
- the pdhA gene encoding pyruvate dehydrogenase (acetyl-transferring) E1 component subunit alpha: MSSLRNQGIPDAEHALHLLRQMLRVRRLEEKCIELYSAAKIRGFLHVYIGEEAVAAGVMETLAPDDAVVATYREHGHALLRGVSAGAILAEMYGHAEGCCRGRGGSMHLFDAATRFYGGNAIVAGGLPLAVGLALADRMAGRQRVTVCFFGEGAVAEGEFHESMNLAALWQLPVLFCCENNLYAMGTALGRSESQPDIALKAAGYEISAWAVDGMDVLAVEEAARRAVDAVRSGGGPHFLELRTYRFRAHSMFDPELYREKSEVVRWMERDPISLLQGVMQAAGELPAEEWDRLKADVDSEISTAVGFAENGTPEPVSELTRFVYSDRPDDGGYTGAGGTPEPDTTAGKGGAAG, encoded by the coding sequence ATGAGCAGCCTCCGGAACCAGGGCATACCCGACGCGGAGCACGCACTGCACCTCCTGCGGCAGATGCTGCGGGTCCGCCGGCTCGAGGAAAAGTGCATCGAGCTCTACAGCGCCGCCAAGATCCGTGGATTCCTGCACGTCTACATCGGCGAGGAGGCCGTGGCCGCCGGGGTGATGGAAACCCTGGCGCCGGATGACGCGGTGGTGGCCACCTACCGGGAACACGGCCATGCCCTCCTGCGCGGCGTCTCCGCAGGGGCCATCCTGGCCGAGATGTACGGCCACGCCGAGGGCTGTTGCCGGGGCCGCGGCGGTTCCATGCATCTCTTCGACGCGGCCACCCGCTTCTACGGCGGAAACGCGATCGTGGCAGGCGGGCTGCCGCTCGCCGTCGGCCTGGCGCTCGCGGACCGGATGGCAGGGCGCCAGCGGGTGACCGTCTGCTTCTTCGGCGAAGGCGCGGTGGCCGAAGGCGAGTTCCACGAAAGCATGAACCTGGCCGCGCTGTGGCAGCTGCCCGTGCTCTTCTGCTGCGAAAACAACCTCTACGCCATGGGAACCGCGCTGGGCCGCTCCGAATCGCAGCCGGACATTGCCCTCAAGGCCGCCGGCTACGAGATCTCCGCGTGGGCCGTGGACGGCATGGACGTGCTCGCCGTGGAGGAGGCAGCCCGGCGCGCCGTGGACGCCGTGCGGTCCGGCGGCGGACCGCACTTCCTGGAGCTGCGCACCTACCGGTTCCGTGCCCACTCCATGTTCGATCCCGAACTGTACCGGGAGAAATCCGAGGTGGTCCGGTGGATGGAGCGGGACCCCATCAGCCTGCTGCAGGGCGTCATGCAGGCGGCGGGCGAGCTGCCGGCGGAGGAGTGGGACAGGCTCAAGGCGGACGTGGACTCGGAAATCAGCACCGCCGTCGGATTCGCCGAGAACGGCACGCCGGAACCGGTGTCCGAACTGACCCGCTTCGTCTACAGCGACCGGCCAGATGACGGTGGCTACACGGGCGCTGGCGGCACGCCGGAGCCGGATACGACAGCAGGGAAAGGCGGGGCCGCAGGATGA